In Pseudosulfitobacter pseudonitzschiae, the sequence CCAGCAGAAATTCAGCGGAAGACGGCTCCCAGACCCCGCCGACAACTTCGGCCATGCCATAGGGGGCGATCCAAGGGGCGAAAATGGCCATCAGGAAATAGGTCGCGGTAAAGAACAGCCCGATCAGGGCAGAAAGTGGTATGCGCATCAGATCAGCCCTCCTGCGGACCGGATGACTTTTGCGGTGTATAAATCGGTAAAGGTCATTTCGGATGCCTCAGTCTTGGGTTCGCCAGAATCGAGACAATGTCCGCGATCATGTTCAGCACGATATAGACAGCGGCAAAGATCAGCCCGCAGGCCTGCACCACCGGAACATCGCGTTTGGAAACGTGATCGACCAGATATTGCCCCATGCCGGGGTAGGTAAAGACCACCTCGATCACGACGACACCAACAACCAGATAGGCAAGGTTCAGCATCACCACGTTGACGATGGGTGCGATGGCATTGGGAAAGGCGTGTCTGCGGATCACCTCGAAGATGCTCAGCCCCTTCAACTCGGCCGTTTCGATATAGGCCGACTGCATCACATTCAGGATCGCGGCACGGGTCATGCGCATCATATGCGCCAGAACGACCAGCGTCAGCACCGCGACGGGCAGTGCGATGGTGTTCAGCTTTTGCCCCAAGCTCATGGTGTCGTTGATCAGTGCGGCAGAAGGGGCCCAGCCCAGTTTGACGCCGACAAAGAACATCAGAACATAGCCGATCAGGAATTCGGGGATCGAAATTGACGTCAGCGTGATCGCCGAGATCAGTTTGTCCGGCCAGCGGTCGCGGAAGCGGACCGCGAGCAGACCTAGAAAAATAGCCAGCGGAACCGAGATAACAGCGGCCCAGAAGGCAAGGAACATGGTGTTCTTCAAGCGCCCGCCAAGACTTTCGGCAATATCTCTGCCATTGGTCAGTGCGGTGCCCAGATCACCCTGCAACACGTCGCCCAACCAGGCGAAATAGCGGGCAACAGGAGGATCGTTCAGACCCAGTTCGGCGCGAAGGTTTGCCAGGGATTGGGGCGTGGCGGACTGCCCCAATATGGATTGCGCGACGTCGCCTGGCAGGATCGTGGTGCCAACAAAGATCAGGACAGAGGCCGCGAAGAGCAAAACGACACCCAGCGCAACGCGCTGGGTGATCAGTTTTAATACAGGGTGCATCTGATCTGCGCCCTTATGCCGACTTCAGCCAGCACTTGATGGCCGCTTGGTTCGACATCATCTCGCCGTTCGGATCGTTGATCCAGCCGCCCAGATCGTTGCTGACGCCGTTCACAAAGTCGTTGAACATCGGCAGGATCAAACCGCCTTCGTTGCGCAGCATCATACCCATTTCCGAGTAGATTTCCTTGCGCTTGGCGTCGTCCAGTTCGGCCTTGGCTTGGTTCAACATGGCGTCGAACTCGGGGCGTTTCCAGCGGGTGTCGTTCCAGTCTGCGGTCGACAGATAGGCTGTCGTATACATCTGGTCCTGCACCGGACGGCCGCCCCAATAGGATGCGCAGAACGGTTGCACGTTCCACACTTCCGACCAGTAACCGTCGTTCGGCTCACGCTTGATTTCCAGCGGAATACCAGCGGCTTGGGCCGACTGCTGGAACAGCGATGCGGCATCGACCGCACCGGGGAAGGCACCGTCAGAGACACGCAGGATGATCGGGCTGCCGTCGTGACCCGAGGCCGCGTAATGCTCTTTCGCTTTTTCAAGCGAATGTTCGCGCTGCGGGATCGAGGCATCAAACAGCGGATAAGCGGCGTTGATCGGGAAGTCGTTGCCGATCGAGCCGTAGCCGCGCAGGATCTTGTCCACCAACTCTTCGCGGTTGATCGCATATTTCAACGCCAGACGCAGTTCGTTGTTGTCAAAGGGGGCGGTGTCGATGTGGGCGATAAACACATAGTGGCCGCGACCCGCCGACGATTGCACCGACAGGTTCGGCGCACGGTCCAGCAGGCTGGCCACTTTGGGATCAACGCGGTTGATCGCGTGCACCTGACCGGATTGCAGCGCCGCTGTCCGCGCGGTCGCGTCGTTCAACACGAGAACTTCGACAGCGTCCGCAAAGCCGCGGTTTTCCGAATCCCAGAAATCATCGCGCCGCTTGAACGCATGACGCACGCCGGGTTCGTCGATTTCCAGCGTATAGGCACCCGTGCCGATCGCAGCGCCGGGATTGTCCATGCCGCCGTCAGGCTGGATAATCAGGTGATAATCGGCCATCAGATAGGGAAGGTCGGCGTTGGCCGATTCCAGATCGACGATAAAGTTGTCGCCATCCACTTTCATGCCCGCGATGCCCTTCATGATGCCCAAGGCACCCGATTTGCTTTCCTCGTTCGAGTGGCGCTGCATGGTTTTCAGCACGTCTTCGGGGGTCATGTCCTTGCCGTTCGAGAACGGAATACCCTTGCGGATTTTGAACACCCACTGTTTCGCATCTGCCGACGCCTCGACGCTTTCGGCCATGCGGTATTCGATCTTGCCTTCGGGATCGACCTCCAGCAGCGTTTCACCCCAAGCGTAAAGATTGTTCAACGGCACTTCGGATGCGGTCAGGGCGGGGTCTTGGGTGTTGGTGGATTCGCCACCCGACGAGCCGATCTTGATCGTTCCGCCCCGTTTGGGTGCCTCATGTGCGGCGGCGTGTGCGTGGCTGGCCAGCATGGCGTTGGCAGCAACAGCTGTCACACCCAAGGCTGCAGCGCGGCCCACGAATTCACGGCGCGTCATGCGGCCCTTGGCCACTTCGCTGGTCATATGTTGCAGTTGTTCGTTCATGTTCAGGTCTCCCGTTGATTGTTTTCACGCATTGGCGCAACACAGTCAGTCGCCCGACTGTCGCGCGCGTTTTTATTGACTATAGCGTCAACGTTGCGCATTTGTGGCATTGTCGCAAGGATTAATCCGTGCTCCAAGCCGGTGTGTGATCAGAGGTGATCACGCAGAATGCTGTCCTCCACGTTTTTGTCGAATATCAGTGCGTCATTCTCGTATGCCTCGATTTTCGCCGTCAGGTAGAACGTCGTCGAGTCCGACCACATTTCGCAGCGCGTTTCGGTGCGCAGACGGGTGTCATCCCGCTCGATTTCGTCGGTCCAGTGGCAGATGCCGCGGGCGCTGAGCGGATCGTCAGGGTGGATCGACCACGTCTCGCGCGCGACCGAGCCGTTGATCATCCCGTGGTCGCTGTCGCGCCACTTGCCGAAATCATCCTCGATCACCAGCGTCGTCGTACCGGTCACCATGTCGGTGTCCTGACGGCGCACGTGGTTTTCGGGGCGCAGTTCTTCCACCTGCCACGGGTCGGCGGCGGCGGGGGGCGCAAAGGCAACTGTCTTGTCTCCGGGGCGGGGCTCATGCAGCGGCACGCCCAGTTGCGCGCGGTGGATATGCACCGCTGCGGCTGTGGGGGCGGGCCAGATCAACGGCCAATAGGCGGTCGAAATGGAGACGCGCAGGCGGTGGCCCTTGGGCACGCAATAACCGATGTGATCCAAGCTGAGCGTCACGAACTGATCCTCGCCCACCGGCATTGCCGCGGGGTCCGACGCGCTGTCGCGGTGGCTGAGGTTCAGCACGCCATAGGTGATCCGCGTCGATGCTCCGTCAGGATGCACATGGCACAGCCGCACGGCCAGTTGCGCCTGAGGCGCATCGCTGCGCAACATCATTTCGATGGCAGGGGCACCGAGAATATCCATGTCCTTGTCCAGCGGTGCCGAGGTCCATGTCGCTGACAGCCCGTCGTCGCGGCGCTGGTCGCCGGGCATCTCGGGGCCAAGCCAGATGGCACAATATTCGCCCGCATCAGCACCGGTATGGGCGGGCGATAGCACCGTGGTGTCTGCGACGTCCGGCTCGGATGTCAGAACACCGTCGCCCAGCCAGAAATCACGGTTCATCACCGGCGCTTCATGCATCGTCTCGCGGCCGGCCACGGTGCCGTCTTGCGTGACCCAGCGGCCGGGACGGTCGGTGTACCATGTGGCGGGGCGCACGCCGTCCATCACATAGGCGCGGTAATCGGGGTCGTCTTCAACGCCGGTGTCGATGTCTTTCAGCCAACGGTCCCACCAGCGCAGGGCCTCTTGGAGAAACCCGATGCGCGGTTCCGGCACGGCAAAGTGAGGGTATTTGTGAACCCACGGGCCAACGATCCCCTTTGCACCCGGAATGTTGCGCACGACCTGCGGCACGGTGTTCTTATAGCTGTCGCCCCAGCCACCTACGGCCAACACTTTGGCCTTGATCGTGTCATAGCTTTCGCAAACGCTGCCATGTTCCCAATAACTGTCGCGCCGCTGGTGGCGTAGCCACAGCGAGGGCAGAAACGGTTCGGCCTCAAGCCGCTGTAACCACATCTCGCGCCAGTTCTCGCGCAGTGCAGGGTCGGGCGCGCGGCTGGAGTAGGACCACATTGTCGCCCCCCAGCCAAGGTTTTCGTTCAGCAGATTGCCACCCTTGTAATGGATGTCATCAGCAAAGCGGTCGACAGTCGAACACAGGGTGATGATCGCCTTGAGCTCGGGCGGGGTCATCGCCGCCACTTGCAGCGAATTGAAGCCGCCCCAGCTGATCCCCATCATGCCCACATTGCCGTTGCACCACGGCTGCGAGGCCAGATGGCGGATCACTTCGACAGCGTCGTCCAGTTCTTGCTGGCTGTATTCATCCTCCATGATACCTTCGCTGTCGCCATTGCCGCGCATGTCGACGCGCGCGCAGGCATAGCCGTGTCGGGCAAAATAGGGATGCGTCAGCGCATCGCGCGCGCAGGTGCCGTCGCGTTTGCGGTAGGGCAGGAATTCCAGAATGGCCGGAACCTGTTCGCTGTCGTCCTCGGGTCGCCACAGTCGCGCCGACAGGCGGGTGCCGTCCGACAGGATGATAGCGTGGTCTGGGTCTTCGGTTATGTCGCGGGGGGCATTGGATGTGTCGCTCATGGGCGTTGGTTTTCCTGTCTGGGCGCGGATGTCAAGGCGATGGGGCGGGCAATCAGGTTTTGCGTGCGATGAGCAAGTCCATGACATTTGTGCCGGTGGGGCCTGGCTTTAGCAGGGCGTGGCGTGCCGCAAGCCAGTCATAGGGCGCGGCTGTGTCGATGGCGTTTTGCCCGCTGGAGAGCCACGTCTGCCCGTCCACCACGGCCCCTGCAGCATCGGTCGGACCGTCGGACCCGTCGGTGCCCGCCACAAGGATCTGCAGATCGTCCCGACCCGTTATTTCACGGGCCAAAAGCAGCGCCAGCATCATGTTACGCCCGCCCAATCCGGGGGCCTCGGGCAGGATCACCGTGGGTTCGCCACCAAGGATATGCAGGCCGGATTCGGCGGCCTTCAGTTGTGCGGCAATGCGCGGAGCAAGGGCGGTGACGTCATCATAAAGCGTCTCGGCGTTGCTGCGCACATCTGCGCCGGCAGCATCGGCAATGGCTTGGCGCGCGATGGCATTTGACGCGACGATGCGTGCTTCATGGGCAAACGCCACATTATTGGGCGCATCCCCGATGCCCGAACCGATAACCCCCAAACTGTCGCCTTCTACGTCCGATATTGCCAGCGTCGTGACGCGCGCGCCCCCGAAAGTGCCCAACAGCTTGCCGCCCTTGATCCGAGACAATCCGCGCCGCATGACGTTGATCGCGTGAATATCCGCTCCCGAGGCCAGCTTGTCCTGTGTGCGCTGCGTCAGATCCGCCAGCGTCAGCCCGTCTTCCAGCACTTCGGCCAGCGCCGACGCCCCGCCCGAGACCAGCATCAACAGATGCGATTGCGGCCCGCAGCCTTGCACTGTTTTGAGCAGCGACGCGCCTGCCTCAAGGCTGGCTACATTGGGCACAGGGTGCGCCGCTTCGATCACCTGCGCATGGGGCGGTGCGCCGTCGGCGTGGCCATCCTTGGTGATGATCAGAACCGGCGCATCCGGAAACAGCGCCGCCGCAGCACCAGCCATTGCGGTGGCAGCCTTGCCCACGGCGATGATCTGGTCGGGTGGCGTGATCGGATGGGCGTGCAGGGATTGGCGCACACTGGCGTCGCCCCCAACCGCATTTACGCCGATGTGCCAAAGATTTTCGAGCGCAGTCATGGTGTCCTCGGTCGTGTTGGGCGTGAACGGGGGGCACCAAATGGGGGCACCAAAGGAAACCTAACGTGGCTGCGCGGGGCAGGCCACCAAGGAAAGTGAGAAAAATCAAAAAGACTCTATGCGCCGAATCATGATTCGGTTAGAATCACCTCAGGTCCAATAAATCACGACATAACCCGCGACAGACGGGGCGCGTGACGGGCTTCGGATGGTTTAAATTGGTGCTTTTGCGCCGCCTGCATTGGTGCGGGTGCGCGGTAAGGTGTTATATTATTCAATCCGATACAGGCAAAGACGTCCACGCCCCTTGGGGCGCGCGGCAGATCAGATTGGCAGACACGCGAGGGGTGGAGGGCAGGTGGCCCAGCCACCCCCGCAGTGTTTGGTTTGTACCCCCAACGGCTGTTCGCGTGGCACCTGCGGGAGCCTCCGGCGGGGATATTTCCAGCCAAAGAAACAGGACAAGATCAGCCTAGTCTGCGGTGTCGAGCCAGAGGGTCACGGGGCCGTCATTGGTCAGGCTTACGGCCATGTCGGCACCGAATTTTCCGGTTTCTGTGGCAATGCCCAGATTGCGCAGGGCGTGGACAAACTGAAGGTACAGCGTTTCGGCCTGATCGGGTCTGGCCGCGCCGGAAAATCCGGGGCGGTTGCCGCGAGTGGTGTCGGCAGCCAAGGTGAACTGGCTGACAACAAGGGCCGACCCGCCGGTTTGCAGGATCGACAGGTTCATCTTGCCCGCTTCGTCCTTGAACAGGCGCAGCTTTGCGATCTTGGCTGCCAGCGTACGTGCGGTATCAATATCATCACCGGGCATGGAGCAGACCAGGATCAGCAGGCCGGGGCCGGTCTGGCCTGTCAGAACGCCGTCAACACGCACGGCGGCCTCGGACACCCGTTGCAACAGGGCGCGCATCAATTTTTCCAGTCAATGACGTCGGCAGCGGGCGCACGTGCGGTGCGAAAACTGTTGGCCGGGTGGTCCGGATCTGCATAGCCGAAGGAAATGGCACAGAGCAGGTTGCGATCCTCGGGCAGATCGAAGTGGTCGCGCACCATTGGCGCGTGGGCTGCGATGGCGGCCTGCGCAATCGTAGCCACCCCCAAAGCCGCAGCCGCCAGCGTAAAGGCGGTGACAAAGCCGCCCGAATCCATCGCCCCATACGGTCCCAGCTCGTTTGGTGCGGTCACCAGCGCCACATGCGGAGCGTCGAACAGGCGGTAGTTTTCCATCATTTGCCGCGCAGCGGCAGGGCGGTCGCCCTTTTCGATGCCCACCGCATTGTAAAGCTGAAAGCCGCAGGCGCGACGGCGGTCGGCATAGACACCCTGATATTTCTCGGGCCAGTCCAGATCGGGCGCGGGCGCAGTGGCCATCGCATGAGCATAGAGCGCCTCGCGGAAGTTGTCCGTTGCAGAGCCGCTGGTGATGGTCAGTTGCCAAGGCTGGGCGTTGCACCAGCTGGGCACCTTTTGGGCGGTGGCCACGATGGCCGTGATCGTATCCTGATCCACAGGATCAGAACGGAACGCGCGGCAGGAAAAGCGCGCGTCAAGGATCGCGTTCAATGTGTCGATATGTGTCATCTCGGCCTCTTATTGGTTTTGCGCCACAAAAAAGCCGATGGCTGCCGCCGCAAGCAACCCAAGCACAACCGCGATGGTGATCTTGATGGCCGAATAGGGCCGCTCGCCTTGCACCCGTCCGGTGCGCCCGTTGACGACAAATCTGTACGTTTTCCCGCGATATTTGTACGCCGCCAGCCAAACCGGCAGCAGGATGTGCTTGAACGTCACCTCGCCCAGTGTCGTGTCCATCTGGTGAATCCGCTGGCGATCACCGCCGATGTCAAAGCGCACGTCGCGTTCGATCACACGGTCCATATGTGCGCGGGCTTCGGCATAGCCGTCTTGCAGTTTGACCGAATAGGCTTCGGCTCGGAAACCGGCCAGATACTCGGGGGCGTAAGGTTCAAGGGCCGCCAGATCCCACGGTTCCAGCGCGTCGGTGTAGCGTTTCGGCAGGCTGGTCGAGGCCAGAACCAGCACGTCGTCAAAGAACCGTGCCACGCGGCCTGCGGCGCGGTTCCAGCGCACTTTGGCCTCTTGTACCATTGTCGGTTTGCCATCGCGCATGACGGTTCGGGTGACGTAATAGACCGTGCCACGTTCGCCGCTGTACGATGTTTTGGTGTCCGCATCAAAGGTCCAATAGGGCACATAAATCCCCTGCATCGCGCGACCTTTGCGGGCATAGTCCTGCAAACCATTGGGTGCAAACCACAGACGGCCCAGCCAGTCGGTCATCGCACCACGCGCGGCTGTTTCGGTCAGGCCAAAGGGCAGCACGCCGCGCGGCTTGATATGCCGGTTCAGGCCGGTGTCGGCCACAACAGGCGTCGCACAGAACGGGCATTCGGTGGCATGTACCTTGGCGTCGAACGCCACCTCGGCGGCGCAATTGGGGCATTTGGAAATGCGGGTTTCTTCGATCTCGGCCTCGGGCAGGCGGGCATCAAGGGCTGCGTTAAAGTCCAGCTCGCGGATCGCCTGACGTTTGGGGGTCGCATTGTCCATCGCTTGAACGTGGCCGCAGTGGTCACATTTCAGCTGGCCCTGTCCGGGTGCAAACCGCATGTCGGCACCACAGGCATCGCAGGGAAAGCGGAATTCGTCGGCGGGGGTGTTCTGGTCGTCTTCAAAGCTCATGGGTCAGACCATGCCATTGATCATCGGGGGTGTCATCTGGTGTCTTTGTCCGTCGCTGGGCCGTTACAAATAGCGGTGAAACCGTCGCGGTACCATGATCCGCAAGGCGTTGTCGTGCAACCGGTAATGGCGCCAGATGTGGAACAGCGCGTGGCCCCCTGCCACGGCCCCCAGTGCGTAGAACTGCACTATATGCACGGTGCCGACGATCTGGTTTGCCGTGCGCAGCCCCAAAGGGGGCGCAATGGGCAGAAAGCCGCCCGCCTTGAGCAGAACGGCCGAGGTCAGCCCCAGCAGAAAGCCGGTGAAGGCCACAAAGAACAGCCCCCAGATCAGGGTCAGGTGCAGCCAACGGTGGGCAGGGCGCATCCAGCCGCGCAGCTTTGGCCCCGGACGACTGGCCAGCCCGCGCCGCATCAGATCGGCGGTCCATGCCAGCGACAGTGACACAAATATCAGCGCCAGAATCGAATGCGCCTGAAAGGCACGGGGGCCAAAGGGCGTCACATCCTTAGGTTGGACCAGCAGGAACCAGATGAACAGTGGCACCATGATCCAGTGCAGCCATTTCAGCGCCACCCGGCGCGATGGCAGGCGCGCCATCAGGCGTGTCCGGCGCGAAGGGGTATCAGGTGCTGTCGTCATGTCATATGTCACGCGCTGCGGGCTGCAAAAGTTTCACGGCACGGCCGCCCAGTGGTCGCGGATCAGCGGAAAACCCGTTTCGCGCCAAAACGTGGTCGAGACGGTGCCGGTCAGTTCGGCAAATCCGGTGTCCAGCGCACGGTTCAACCTGTCCAGATCGGCAGGCATCGGCATGCCGACAAAAAGCCTGCGCGGCGCATCCCAAAGCACCGGATCGGGGCATAAAGTGCCTCCATCCCGGCCATCTTTTATGCTCCCGGCGGCGGCGGCGGCAGGATTGTGAACAGCTGTGCCAGCTCGGCCACGTCCTCTGCCCGCAGCCAGCCGTCCTGGCCTGCGGTCCAGACATAGCTGTCGCGGGTCAGCGCACCCTCGGCTGCCATGCGGCCCAGAGACGCCTTGGAGAACGGGCCGGTGGTTTTGCCACCCTCTGCGATGTGCCAGACATGCTCGACCGGTGGCGGGGGCGGTGCGACGCTGGCAGGTGCGGTGCCTTGGGGCCGTGCCCCCCACGGGCCTGCGCCGCCTGCGACCGACTGGCCGATTTGCATGCCCAGACCGGCCCCCAGACCGGTTTGCATTGCAGCCGCTCCAGCACCCTCGCGGCCCATCGCCTCGGCAGTCTGGAACTGCAAGTATTCGTTAAGGTTGCCGATCACACCCATCGAAGAGCGTTTGTCCATCACCGCCTCGACCGCAGGCGGAAGCGAGATGTTTTCAATGTAAAGCTCGGGCAGCATCAGGCCGTATTCGGCGATGACGGGTGCGATCTGCTTGGCGACCAATGTGCCCAGTTCGCGGGTGTTGGCGGCCATGTCCAGCACGGGAATTCCAGCACCAGCCAAGGTGCGCGAGAATTCTTGCACGATGATGTTGCGGATCTGGAAGCTGATTTCGTCCATCGTGAATTCGCCATCGGTGCCGACGATTTCCAGCAGGAATTTGGCCGGATCGGACACTTTGACCGAATAGGTGCCAAAGGCGCGCAGACGCACGGGTCCGAACTCGGGGTCGCGGGCGATGATCGGGTTTTTGGTGCCCCATTTCAGATCGTTGAAACGGGTGGTGTTGACGAAATAAACCTCGGATTTGAAGGGCGATTTGAACCCGTGATCCCAATGCTGAAGGGTCGTCATGATCGGCATGTTATTGGTCTCGAGCATGTAGAGACCGGGCGTGAACACATCGGCCAGCTGGCCTTCGTGAACGAACACCGCCGCCTGACCTTCGCGCACTGTCAGCTTGGCGCCGTATTTGATCTCGTGGCCATGTCGCTGAAACCGCCAGACCATCGTGTCGCGGGTGTCGTCCGTCCAGTGGATGACGTCAATGAACTCGCCGGAGAGGAAATCGAAAATGCCCATGTGGTCCTCGCATTTGATGTGCTGCATTGGCAGCCTGTCACAGCTTGATGGCGCTCGCCACCAAAACTGCGGGGAATTTGTCCGGATTAAACGCTCCGGGTGGTCTTGTGTCGAGCGCTTTTAAAGTGGCCCGTTCGTTCGTTCGCGGGCCAGAATGCGCACGATCGGCTCGGCTTTGGCCATGCTCATGCCGATATTCAGGCGATCATCATATAGCATGCCCAGCAGCATTTCGTCGTGATCGGTCAGCAGCGCAAATTCGTCGTCGTCGTTAAAGATCGACGGGCGCGCCATCGGGCTGTCATTGGCCAGCCCCAAGCCTTGGGCCAGCTCTTCGTGAATGCACGACAGGCGCAAGAGATCGGGGTTTTCCGCACGGATCACCGCGACGGCGGCGGTATAGGTGTGCGGGTCGGGGCCGGTGGCATAGGCCGCCACGGCGCAATAGATGTCATCGCCAAGGTTCATCAGTGGCGCCAGCGACGCCTTGGTGATTCCCGGAATGCGGGTGGCTTGGGTGGTCAGTACCTCGGCGCGGTCGTCCTCGGAGACGAACAATACCAGAAAATTGGGCGCTGTGCCCATCGTCACGGGATGGCCCGTGGCACGACCCAGTCGCGCGGCATAGCGGGTCACATCACTGCGATCCTGACGCTGTTGCGATGCGGGCACCGACCTGCCAAAGGCCACGCCCATGCGCACGGGACCAGCCCAACGGCGCAGGCTGCCGGGCAGGCCCGATGCGCGGGTGCCCGCGCCATATTCGTTGAAAAACACGATCTGGTTAAAGTTTCGTGCCAGCATATCGGCGCTGTACGGTGTGTCCGTGCCGCCGCCATCCTGACGCAGCAACCCTTGGGACAGCTGCGCCGATTGCACCTGCGCTAGATAGCTGCGCTTGGCGGCGCTTTCTTCGGAGGTGGGCAAAGCCACGCGGATCGGCGCGGCGTTGCGCTCGGGTCGTGCGCGCGGGGTCAGAACAGGCTCGACCGGGGCAATCAGATCGCAGGCAGCCACCGACAGGCCCAGCGCCAAAGCGCCAAACCAACCTGCCCCCCGCAATGCGACCGCACCCATCGTCCTAGCCCGGAACTGAGGTGCCAGCGGTGTCGCCTGTGCCGTCCTTGCGCGCTTTGGCCGAGGCCAGAGTATCGCGCAGGTCTGCTTCCATCTTCTTGAGATCCTCTTCGGCGGCGGCGCGCTTGGCCTTGCCTTCGTCGGCAATCTGCAAACTTTCCTGAATGGTGCCGATCAGATCTGCGTTGGCCTGTTTCACCGCTTCGATGTCGAACACGCCACGCTCCATCTCGGTGCGGATCATCGTGTTGGTCTCGCGCAGGTTCTTGGCGTTCGAGGTCAGCAATTCATTGGTCAGATCGTTGGCATCGCGCACGGCTGTTGCTGCTTCGGCGCTGCGCTGCATGGTCACGGCTTGGGCCAGTTGGGTTTCCCACAGCGGCACGGTGTTCACGAGGGTCGAGTTGATCTTGGTCACCAGCGACTTGTCGTTTTCCTGCACCAGACGGATCG encodes:
- a CDS encoding ABC transporter permease; this encodes MHPVLKLITQRVALGVVLLFAASVLIFVGTTILPGDVAQSILGQSATPQSLANLRAELGLNDPPVARYFAWLGDVLQGDLGTALTNGRDIAESLGGRLKNTMFLAFWAAVISVPLAIFLGLLAVRFRDRWPDKLISAITLTSISIPEFLIGYVLMFFVGVKLGWAPSAALINDTMSLGQKLNTIALPVAVLTLVVLAHMMRMTRAAILNVMQSAYIETAELKGLSIFEVIRRHAFPNAIAPIVNVVMLNLAYLVVGVVVIEVVFTYPGMGQYLVDHVSKRDVPVVQACGLIFAAVYIVLNMIADIVSILANPRLRHPK
- a CDS encoding ABC transporter substrate-binding protein — translated: MNEQLQHMTSEVAKGRMTRREFVGRAAALGVTAVAANAMLASHAHAAAHEAPKRGGTIKIGSSGGESTNTQDPALTASEVPLNNLYAWGETLLEVDPEGKIEYRMAESVEASADAKQWVFKIRKGIPFSNGKDMTPEDVLKTMQRHSNEESKSGALGIMKGIAGMKVDGDNFIVDLESANADLPYLMADYHLIIQPDGGMDNPGAAIGTGAYTLEIDEPGVRHAFKRRDDFWDSENRGFADAVEVLVLNDATARTAALQSGQVHAINRVDPKVASLLDRAPNLSVQSSAGRGHYVFIAHIDTAPFDNNELRLALKYAINREELVDKILRGYGSIGNDFPINAAYPLFDASIPQREHSLEKAKEHYAASGHDGSPIILRVSDGAFPGAVDAASLFQQSAQAAGIPLEIKREPNDGYWSEVWNVQPFCASYWGGRPVQDQMYTTAYLSTADWNDTRWKRPEFDAMLNQAKAELDDAKRKEIYSEMGMMLRNEGGLILPMFNDFVNGVSNDLGGWINDPNGEMMSNQAAIKCWLKSA
- a CDS encoding CocE/NonD family hydrolase, which encodes MSDTSNAPRDITEDPDHAIILSDGTRLSARLWRPEDDSEQVPAILEFLPYRKRDGTCARDALTHPYFARHGYACARVDMRGNGDSEGIMEDEYSQQELDDAVEVIRHLASQPWCNGNVGMMGISWGGFNSLQVAAMTPPELKAIITLCSTVDRFADDIHYKGGNLLNENLGWGATMWSYSSRAPDPALRENWREMWLQRLEAEPFLPSLWLRHQRRDSYWEHGSVCESYDTIKAKVLAVGGWGDSYKNTVPQVVRNIPGAKGIVGPWVHKYPHFAVPEPRIGFLQEALRWWDRWLKDIDTGVEDDPDYRAYVMDGVRPATWYTDRPGRWVTQDGTVAGRETMHEAPVMNRDFWLGDGVLTSEPDVADTTVLSPAHTGADAGEYCAIWLGPEMPGDQRRDDGLSATWTSAPLDKDMDILGAPAIEMMLRSDAPQAQLAVRLCHVHPDGASTRITYGVLNLSHRDSASDPAAMPVGEDQFVTLSLDHIGYCVPKGHRLRVSISTAYWPLIWPAPTAAAVHIHRAQLGVPLHEPRPGDKTVAFAPPAAADPWQVEELRPENHVRRQDTDMVTGTTTLVIEDDFGKWRDSDHGMINGSVARETWSIHPDDPLSARGICHWTDEIERDDTRLRTETRCEMWSDSTTFYLTAKIEAYENDALIFDKNVEDSILRDHL
- a CDS encoding DUF4147 domain-containing protein — its product is MTALENLWHIGVNAVGGDASVRQSLHAHPITPPDQIIAVGKAATAMAGAAAALFPDAPVLIITKDGHADGAPPHAQVIEAAHPVPNVASLEAGASLLKTVQGCGPQSHLLMLVSGGASALAEVLEDGLTLADLTQRTQDKLASGADIHAINVMRRGLSRIKGGKLLGTFGGARVTTLAISDVEGDSLGVIGSGIGDAPNNVAFAHEARIVASNAIARQAIADAAGADVRSNAETLYDDVTALAPRIAAQLKAAESGLHILGGEPTVILPEAPGLGGRNMMLALLLAREITGRDDLQILVAGTDGSDGPTDAAGAVVDGQTWLSSGQNAIDTAAPYDWLAARHALLKPGPTGTNVMDLLIARKT
- the dtd gene encoding D-aminoacyl-tRNA deacylase is translated as MRALLQRVSEAAVRVDGVLTGQTGPGLLILVCSMPGDDIDTARTLAAKIAKLRLFKDEAGKMNLSILQTGGSALVVSQFTLAADTTRGNRPGFSGAARPDQAETLYLQFVHALRNLGIATETGKFGADMAVSLTNDGPVTLWLDTAD
- a CDS encoding nitroreductase family protein, with protein sequence MTHIDTLNAILDARFSCRAFRSDPVDQDTITAIVATAQKVPSWCNAQPWQLTITSGSATDNFREALYAHAMATAPAPDLDWPEKYQGVYADRRRACGFQLYNAVGIEKGDRPAAARQMMENYRLFDAPHVALVTAPNELGPYGAMDSGGFVTAFTLAAAALGVATIAQAAIAAHAPMVRDHFDLPEDRNLLCAISFGYADPDHPANSFRTARAPAADVIDWKN
- a CDS encoding TFIIB-type zinc finger domain-containing protein; the encoded protein is MSFEDDQNTPADEFRFPCDACGADMRFAPGQGQLKCDHCGHVQAMDNATPKRQAIRELDFNAALDARLPEAEIEETRISKCPNCAAEVAFDAKVHATECPFCATPVVADTGLNRHIKPRGVLPFGLTETAARGAMTDWLGRLWFAPNGLQDYARKGRAMQGIYVPYWTFDADTKTSYSGERGTVYYVTRTVMRDGKPTMVQEAKVRWNRAAGRVARFFDDVLVLASTSLPKRYTDALEPWDLAALEPYAPEYLAGFRAEAYSVKLQDGYAEARAHMDRVIERDVRFDIGGDRQRIHQMDTTLGEVTFKHILLPVWLAAYKYRGKTYRFVVNGRTGRVQGERPYSAIKITIAVVLGLLAAAAIGFFVAQNQ
- a CDS encoding cytochrome b/b6 domain-containing protein, encoding MTTAPDTPSRRTRLMARLPSRRVALKWLHWIMVPLFIWFLLVQPKDVTPFGPRAFQAHSILALIFVSLSLAWTADLMRRGLASRPGPKLRGWMRPAHRWLHLTLIWGLFFVAFTGFLLGLTSAVLLKAGGFLPIAPPLGLRTANQIVGTVHIVQFYALGAVAGGHALFHIWRHYRLHDNALRIMVPRRFHRYL
- a CDS encoding SPFH domain-containing protein codes for the protein MGIFDFLSGEFIDVIHWTDDTRDTMVWRFQRHGHEIKYGAKLTVREGQAAVFVHEGQLADVFTPGLYMLETNNMPIMTTLQHWDHGFKSPFKSEVYFVNTTRFNDLKWGTKNPIIARDPEFGPVRLRAFGTYSVKVSDPAKFLLEIVGTDGEFTMDEISFQIRNIIVQEFSRTLAGAGIPVLDMAANTRELGTLVAKQIAPVIAEYGLMLPELYIENISLPPAVEAVMDKRSSMGVIGNLNEYLQFQTAEAMGREGAGAAAMQTGLGAGLGMQIGQSVAGGAGPWGARPQGTAPASVAPPPPPVEHVWHIAEGGKTTGPFSKASLGRMAAEGALTRDSYVWTAGQDGWLRAEDVAELAQLFTILPPPPPGA